The proteins below come from a single Malus domestica chromosome 03, GDT2T_hap1 genomic window:
- the LOC103427141 gene encoding B3 domain-containing protein Os07g0679700-like isoform X2, with protein MEANESNLSSQSQRGDINVSPVQSKQEEVTYPKGEVGPGFSSITRPSIGSLTFAKPDNGRIMIEVKDMNNPSSEPSLSMTLGGPSATPNFAQPFTGGILEGRDKSKMPSSFQQGQKIRPILPRPLRPPSPVHHVRVARPPSEGRGKSQLLPRYWPRITDQELQKLAGDLNSTIVPLFEKVLSASDAGRIGRLVLPKACAEAYFPPISQSEGLPIRIQDVKGNEWTFQFRFWPNNNSRMYVLEGVTPCIQSMQLQAGDTVTFSRIDPGGRLVIGFRKASRSLDMQDPQTSFLPNGTPGETSCPSVVENLVTGSGQSSIYQTNTGSKDPYLNALSGHLHLADGDTSLHNCENHSHLTSEDLLQRPVSNSDKKRARNIGPKSKRLLLHREDVLELRLTWEEAQDLLRPPPSVKPSIVTIEDHEFEEYDEPPVFGKRSLFIAESERQEQWAQCDDCFKWRRLPVDVFLPPKWTCSENSWDMNRCSCSAPEEVSQKELDNLLRPSIDLKKRRIVVNHNEAQEREPSGLDALASASAAILGDSVDYSGEQSLGATTRHPRHRPGCTCIVCIQPPSGKGKHKPTCTCNVCMTVKRRFKTLMMNKRKRKSEREAENAQRDNNDHKDESEMNGTSTEIELHRNHSSENGGSSEKRIEADVAESSCAGQIDLNCEPKHNYVQVSGLNLLRLADAVARQPVNNGTRESFLTNKTCEPQAGLGSSLLAQETAETDRLMCNEGSLSSVAALDFGG; from the exons ATGGAGGCCAATGAATCCAACCTTTCGTCTCAATCTCAGAGGGGTGATATAAATGTATCTCCTGTGCAAAGCAAACAAGAAGAAGTTACTTATCCTAAGGGGGAAGTGGGCCCAGGATTTTCAAGTATCACTAGACCATCTATTGGATCATTAACATTTGCCAAACCAGACAATGGTAGAATAATGATAGAGGTCAAAGATATGAATAATCCATCTTCTGAGCCGTCTTTGAGTATGACTTTGGGAGGCCCATCTGCAACTCCAAATTTTGCTCAACCCTTTACTGGGGGAATTTTGGAGGGAAGAGATAAGAGCAAGATGCCTTCCTCCTTCCAGCAGGGGCAAAAAATTCGGCCTATTTTGCCCAGACCCTTGAGACCTCCCTCTCCTGTTCACCATGTGCGTGTTGCAAGGCCACCTTCTGAAGGGCGAGGGAAGAGTCAGTTACTTCCCCGATATTGGCCAAGGATTACTGACCAAGAGCTACAGAAATTAGCTGGAGA TTTGAATTCTACTATTGTGCCACTGTTCGAGAAGGTGCTAAGTGCCAGTGATGCAGGTCGAATTGGTCGTCTGGTTCTCCCAAAAGCATGTGCTgag GCATACTTTCCTCCTATTTCTCAATCAGAAGGCCTTCCTATAAGGATTCAAGATGTCAAGGGTAATGAATGGACGTTTCAGTTCAGATTTTGGCCAAATAATAATAGCAGGATGTATGTTTTAGAAGGAGTAACGCCTTGCATACAGTCTATGCAACTTCAAGCTGGTGATACCG TGACATTCAGTCGGATAGATCCTGGAGGCAGACTTGTAATTGGGTTCCGAAAGGCATCAAGAAGTTTAGATATGCAG GACCCCCAAACATCTTTCCTTCCCAATGGAACTCCTGGGGAAACTTCCTGTCCTAGTGTCGTTGAGAATCTAGTAACAGGAAGTGGTCAGTCTAGTATTTATCAAACGAATACAGGAAGCAAAGACCCTTACCTAAATGCTTTATCGGGACATTTGCATTTGGCTGATGGGGATACGAGTTTGCATAATTGTGAGAACCATAGTCACTTAACAAGTGAGGATTTGCTGCAGCGGCCAGTGTCAAATTCTGACAAGAAGAGGGCCCGAAATATTGGGCCTAAAAGTAAGAGGTTGCTCTTGCATAGAGAAGATGTTCTAGAGCTGAGACTGACATGGGAAGAAGCACAGGACTTGCTTCGTCCACCCCCGAGTGTCAAACCAAGCATTGTAACTATAGAAGATCATGAATTCGAAGAGTATGAT GAGCCTCCTGTTTTTGGGAAGAGATCTCTATTCATTGCCGAATCTGA GAGACAAGAACAATGGGCTCAGTGTGATGATTGCTTTAAGTGGCGGAGGTTGCCTGTCGACGTTTTTCTTCCTCCAAAGTGGACATGCTCTGAAAATTCTTGGGATATGAACAG GTGCTCATGTTCTGCACCAGAGGAGGTGAGCCAAAAGGAATTAGATAATCTTCTAAGACCAAGCATAG ATTTAAAGAAGCGAAGAATCGTAGTAAACCATAATGAAGCCCAAGAACGTGAACCTTCTGGCTTGGATGCCCTGGCGAGTGCTAGTGCTGCCATTCTGGGAGATAGTGTGGATTACTCTGGTGAGCAATCACTTGGAGCCACAACCAGACATCCGCGTCATCGCCCAGGCTGCACTTGCATAGTATGTATTCAACCCCCGAGCGGGAAGGGCAAGCACAAGCCAACATGCACATGCAATGTGTGCATGACAGTAAAACGGCGCTTCAAAACCCTCATGATGAACAAGAGGAAACGCAAATCAGAACGTGAAGCGGAGAATGCCCAGAGGGATAATAATGACCACAAGGACGAATCAGAAATGAATGGCACATCAACAGAGATCGAGTTGCATAGGAATCACTCATCGGAGAATGGAGGCAGCAGCGAGAAGAGAATTGAAGCTGACGTGGCTGAAAGTTCATGcgctggacaaattgatctgaATTGTGAGCCCAAACACAATTATGTGCAGGTTTCTGGGTTGAACTTGTTGAGGCTTGCTGACGCTGTTGCTCGCCAACCAGTAAACAACGGCACAAGGGAAAGTTTCCTCACAAACAAAACGTGTGAGCCACAGGCTGGTCTTGGTTCCTCTTTACTTGCACAAGAGACTGCGGAGACTGACAGACTCATGTGTAATGAAGGCAGCCTTTCGTCCGTAGCAGCGTTGGACTTTGGAGGGTAG
- the LOC114824107 gene encoding uncharacterized protein has product MGDKATLSKAIMELEDMYQGIPDESVNLTFQDFAELKIHQVTSEKKKKPTPLILDPISELKSTPQASSPSPFTKLPSLDFNRALQASRDNHRHHHNRHHINENNVPVGPYGIGDNNDHNYHQHGHAARGGHGRYMGGGDHHSHQMHHGHDGHAANNDHHMNMRSPGPTCNSGMKHGLETSLGAFDHDVSGVSGVSMASMYQKERGGIRRPGIPHSNICTICSTYIYIFRHRCLVCGRVYCRRCVMVGMAEMTEGRKCVECLGRRFSQRYIQRAGKVGCCSRYPSSVKQAELKWAEKGPRRSAGNGGYGRSSMTLPRSKSPMTPMTPRTPNRGHASGPNSFVVNYSPSHRHHLPF; this is encoded by the exons ATGGGGGACAAGGCAACATTGAGCAAGGCAATAATGGAGCTTGAAGACATGTACCAAGGCATCCCAGATGAGTCAGTTAACCTAACTTTCCAGGACTTTGCAGAGCTCAAAATACACCAAGTTACatcagaaaagaagaaaaaacctaCTCCATTAATACTGGATCCAATCTCTGAACTCAAATCTACCCCACAAGCATCATCTCCCTCTCCTTTCACCAAACTCCCCAGCCTTGACTTCAACCGTGCCTTGCAAGCATCCAGAGACaaccaccgccaccaccacaaCCGCCACCACATCAACGAAAACAATGTCCCCGTCGGTCCATATGGCATAGGTGATAACAATGATCATAATTATCATCAGCATGGGCATGCAGCACGTGGAGGTCACGGTCGATATATGGGCGGTGGTGACCATCATAGCCATCAGATGCATCATGGTCATGATGGCCATGCAGCTAATAATGATCATCATATGAATATGAGAAGTCCTGGTCCCACTTGTAATTCCGGTATGAAGCACGGATTGGAGACTAGCTTGGGGGCATTTGATCATGACGTGAGCGGTGTGAGCGGTGTAAGCATGGCTTCCATGTAccagaaagagagaggaggaaTACGAAGGCCTGGGATTCCCCACTCTAATATCTGCACCATTTGCAGTACCTACATCTATATTTTCCGCCACCGTTGCCTG GTATGTGGAAGAGTGTATTGTAGGCGATGTGTGATGGTAGGGATGGCAGAAATGACAGAAGGTAGAAAATGCGTTGAGTGTTTAGGGAGGAGATTCAGTCAAAG GTACATACAAAGAGCAGGGAAGGTTGGGTGTTGCTCAAGGTACCCTTCCAGTGTGAAGCAAGCAGAGCTCAAGTGGGCTGAGAAAGGGCCGAGAAGAAGCGCCGGCAATGGGGGCTACGGCCGGAGCTCGATGACGTTGCCGAGATCAAAAAGCCCGATGACGCCGATGACTCCGAGGACCCCAAACAGAGGCCATGCTAGTGGCCCAAATTCTTTTGTCGTGAATTATTCACCAAGTCATCGCCACCACCTTCCTTTCTAG
- the LOC114824108 gene encoding taxadiene 5-alpha hydroxylase-like: protein MAFILVIAITLIIAFFVSKLLLFKGQTKNLPGGSLGYPLLGESLSFRRAQKQNRGPQWFEERVSKHGPVFKTSLMGSPTVVVTGQAGNKFVLGGRDDALATKQPLALASIAGKENIFELTGSRYKMVKGAMMSILKPEILQKNIKPMDELIKNILLRETKNKDTIKGVATMKKLAFELASNILTGIKDEHTTEALSDDLSIAFKAIATIPFNFPGTVFWKGLRARSRIVSRILPILEQKREELSKGKLSPTSDLFTCLLTLRDENQKPLSDDMIIDNYVTLIIASHDTSAILLSLMIWKLSRDSEIYNKVLEEQMDILRKRDEEAEDGLTWSEIHNMKYTWRVAQELMRMVPPVFGSFRTTVKDTQYGGYDIPKGWLVLWVAHGTHMNKDVFDNPTEFDPSRFENPSKPIPPFTYLPFGGGLHTCIGNEFVKIELLIVIHNLVTKFEWSQLHPEEAITRNPVPYPSMGLPIKIKPRKL from the exons ATGGCTTTCATTTTAGTAATTGCGATCACTTTGATAATAGCTTTCTTCGTTTCAAAATTACTTCTGTTTAAAGGTCAGACCAAAAATCTCCCAGGAGGGTCTCTAGGGTACCCTTTGCTAGGAGAGTCCCTGAGCTTCCGCCGAGCACAGAAGCAAAACCGAGGCCCTCAGTGGTTCGAAGAAAGAGTTTCAAAACATGGCCCAGTTTTCAAAACCTCCTTGATGGGTTCACCAACTGTCGTTGTTACTGGTCAAGCAGGTAACAAGTTTGTTCTTGGTGGTAGAGATGATGCTCTTGCCACCAAGCAACCGCTCGCCCTTGCAAGCATTGCTGGcaaggaaaatatatttgaaCTTACAGGATCAAG GTACAAAATGGTAAAGGGAGCAATGATGAGCATCTTAAAGCCTGAAATTCTTCAGAAAAATATCAAACCTATGGATGAATTAATCAAGAACATATTACTAAGAGAAACAAAGAACAAAGACACCATAAAAGGAGTGGCCACCATGAAGAAGCTCGCATTTGAATTAGCATCCAACATCCTTACCGGCATCAAGGATGAGCACACGACTGAGGCTTTGTCTGATGATTTATCCATAGCCTTCAAAGCAATTGCGACGATTCCCTTCAATTTTCCAGGCACAGTTTTCTGGAAAGGTCTAAGAGCCAGATCAAGGATTGTAAGTCGTATTTTGCCAATACTTGAGCAAAAAAGGGAGGAGCTTTCAAAGGGGAAGTTGAGCCCTACAAGCGATCTGTTCACTTGCTTACTAACCCTAAGAGATGAAAATCAAAAACCACTTTCTGATGATATGATTATAGATAATTATGTCACCTTAATCATAGCTAGTCATGACACTTCAGCCATCCTTCTGAGCCTAATGATATGGAAGCTGTCCAGAGACTCTGAAATCTATAACAAAGTTTTAGAGG aacaaatggacatttTAAGGAAGAGGGATGAAGAAGCAGAAGATGGACTAACATGGTCTGAGATACacaatatgaaatacacatGGAGAGTTGCACAAGAGTTGATGAGGATGGTACCTCCTGTGTTTGGTAGCTTTAGGACAACAGTTAAAGACACTCAATATGGTGGCTACGACATTCCCAAAGGATGGCTG GTGCTTTGGGTGGCACATGGAACTCACATGAACAAAGATGTATTTGATAATCCCACAGAGTTTGATCCATCACGGTTTGAGAACCCATCGAAACCAATCCCTCCATTTACTTATCTTCCATTTGGTGGAGGTCTCCACACTTGCATAGGGAATGAGTTTGTCAAAATAGAATTACTCATTGTCATCCACAACTTGGTGACAAAGTTTGAGTGGTCACAGCTGCACCCTGAGGAAGCAATAACTCGTAACCCTGTGCCATATCCATCCATGGGTCTCCCAATCAAGATCAAACCAAGAAAGCTTTAG
- the LOC103407642 gene encoding transcription factor RF2b-like produces the protein MKQDPHLQQSNPNPDFFTFNSNPNPNPKSNPIPPLPRSVGIDGNANASGLAAAATSSSSTSFTTSTSLSLATMLGNSASPFIREDADGSHHDHNHDVSHRRANSEVSFRLPKDMMDLPAAAGDPFNGGSSTPSLEEMGSEEDLFSTYIDLDKLGGSNNSSDQNSGGNDGPDGGPNGNAGGGEGGGGGEKRPSRHRYSSSVDGSSTSTGLFGEVMEAKKAMPPDKLAELWTLDPKRAKRILANRQSAARSKERKSRYIQELERKVQTLQTEATTLSAQLTLFQRDTTGLSTENTELKLRLQSMEQQAQSRDALNEALKKEVERLKIATGERMSPSDSFNLGMHQMPYNHPSAYFPLQQQPGPASHQTMQLRQFNHSQSSMPTQHLHQSNSHTHLSDMLQNGPVGQLQGLDIGSKGAPIGKSEGPSLSASEKGSPF, from the exons ATGAAGCAAGATCCCCACCTCCAACAATCCAACCCTAATCCTGATTTCTTCACCTTCAATTCCAATCCCAATCCCAATcccaaatccaatccaatcccgCCGCTTCCCAGAAGCGTTGGCATTGACGGCAATGCCAATGCTTCGGGATTAGCAGCCGCCGCCACGTCATCGTCTTCAACCTCGTTCACCACGTCCACATCGCTGAGCTTGGCCACAATGCTGGGCAATTCCGCCTCCCCTTTCATCCGGGAAGACGCGGACGGGTCCCACCACGACCACAATCACGACGTGAGCCACAGGAGGGCCAACTCCGAGGTGAGCTTTCGGCTGCCGAAGGACATGATGGATCTGCCCGCCGCGGCGGGGGATCCGTTCAACGGAGGATCGTCGACGCCGAGTCTAGAGGAGATGGGATCGGAGGAGGACCTGTTCTCCACGTACATTGACCTCGACAAGCTCGGTGGGTCCAATAATTCCTCGGATCAGAATAGTGGCGGCAATGATGGGCCTGATGGTGGGCCCAATGGCAATGCCGGTGGCGgtgagggaggaggaggaggagagaagaGGCCGTCCAGGCACCGGTATAGCAGCTCGGTAGATGGGTCGTCGACGTCGACCGGCTTGTTCGGGGAGGTCATGGAGGCCAAGAAAGCTATGCCTCCTGATAAGCTCGCAGAGCTCTGGACCCTTGATCCCAAGCGTGCCAAAAG GATACTGGCAAATCGGCAGTCTGCTGCTCGCTCAAAAGAAAGGAAGTCCCGCTATATACAAGAACTTGAGCGCAAAGTTCAGACCCTTCAAACAGAAGCCACCACTCTTTCTGCTCAACTTACATTATTCCAG AGGGACACCACAGGTCTGAGTACTGAAAACACAGAACTTAAGCTTCGGTTACAATCTATGGAGCAACAAGCTCAGTCGCGCGACG CATTAAACGAAGCTCTGAAGAAGGAGGTTGAGAGGCTCAAGATTGCCACAGGGGAGAGGATGAGCCCTTCTGATTCATTCAACTTGGGGATGCACCAGATGCCATACAACCATCCATCAGCTTATTTTCCGCTTCAACAACAACCAGGACCGGCTAGTCACCAGACCATGCAGTTGCGACAATTCAATCATTCCCAGTCTAGTATGCCAACCCAACATCTGCATCAGTCAAATTCTCACACCCATCTTTCAGATATGTTGCAGAACGGCCCTGTCGGTCAGTTACAGGGACTCGACATTGGTAGTAAAGGAGCACCAATCGGGAAGTCTGAAGGCCCCTCGCTTTCTGCTAGTGAAAAAGGTTCCCCCTTTTGA
- the LOC139194351 gene encoding non-specific lipid-transfer protein 1-like, whose translation MPRFSVIVAIVFLLVTAPSVTNATITCGEVVVLLTPCIPFGVFGGTVPPDCCKGIKGLNAAKKTTMDRRIACSCIQEGAARIPGINYDRINTLCDGKLNPWEDWKIKNKASGKTILQSTMLLWNLI comes from the exons ATGCCCAGGTTTTCAGTCATCGTGGCAATAgtattcttattggtgacagcTCCTTCTGTCACTAATGCCACCATAACTTGTGGTGAAGTGGTAGTTTTGCTCACTCCATGCATACCCTTTGGAGTGTTTGGAGGCACAGTGCCTCCAGATTGCTGCAAAGGCATAAAAGGGCTGAATGCTGCAAAAAAGACGACGATGGACCGGAGAATTGCTTGCAGTTGCATTCAGGAAGGAGCTGCAAGAATCCCCGGGATTAATTATGACCGGATTAACACTCTTTGTGAT GGTAAGCTGAATCCATGGGAAGATTGGAAGATAAAGAATAAAGCTTCCGGGAAGACCATTCTTCAAAGCACAATGCTTTTGTGGAACTTAATTTGA
- the LOC139194352 gene encoding non-specific lipid-transfer protein 1-like: MAGPSVSGAAFTVMLLCMLVTARYAVNATVTCGQVVQLLTPCIPFGVFGGDVPLDCCAGIKGMHDIQKTEEDRRTACSCIQQGAAMIPGLDYDRVNTLGDRCSSPCPVYPSTNCSEKASC, translated from the coding sequence ATGGCAGGGCCTTCGGTGTCTGGGGCGGCATTCACGGTGATGTTGCTATGCATGCTGGTGACTGCTCGTTACGCAGTTAATGCAACTGTAACTTGCGGGCAAGTTGTCCAGTTACTCACTCCATGCATCCCCTTTGGAGTGTTTGGAGGGGACGTGCCACTGGATTGTTGTGCCGGCATAAAAGGGATGCATGATATACAAAAAACCGAGGAGGATCGAAGAACTGCGTGCAGTTGCATTCAACAAGGCGCTGCAATGATTCCGGGGCTAGATTATGACCGAGTTAACACGCTTGGCGATCGATGTAGTTCTCCTTGCCCGGTTTACCCCTCTACTAACTGCTCTGAGAAAGCCTCGTGTTga